The Arcobacter sp. F2176 DNA segment AGAAGAGTGAGATAAGTGATATAAAAGGTATTGATGTCTTAAAAATTCAAAAAGATAATGCGAATTTGAAAATTGAAATTAAAAGATTAAGAGATAATATGGAAAAGCTTATTCTTAATTCTCAGAAAAAAGTAAGTCAATTAAGAACTGCTTCAAGTTTAGAAGTTGAACATTTAGAAAAAGAGTTAAAAAAAGTTAAATCTACACATACTTCAGTAGATAAAAAAGTACTACTAGAAAAAGTCAAATATTGGGAAGAAAAAGCAAAAGAAAAAAGAGACAGAATTGAGGATTTAGAAAAAAGAGTTATGAGTCTTGTTGACTCAAAAACTCTTTCAAAAATTTATAATGGAAAGTAAGATTTTATTTTATCTCTAAAGAAATAATTTTTTGCTCTGTTAGAGGTTTATTACCTTGATATTGACCATTTGTCGGGACATTTTCTAATTTTTTCACTACATCCATACCTTTTTTTACATATCCAAAAATTGTGTGTCTACCATTTAACCAATAAGTTGGAACAGTAGTTATAAAAAATTGACTTCCATTTGTATTAGGACCTGAATTTGCCATTGCTAAAATTCCTGGTTTATCAAACACTGCATTTGGCGCAAACTCATCTTTAAATGGTTTCCCCCAAATTGATTCACCACCTCTACCTGTACCTGTTGGATCACCACCTTGAATCATAAAATCTTTTATAATTCTGTGAAAAATTAGATTATTGTAATAACCATTCTTTGCATGAGTTGTAAAGTTTTCAACTGCAAGTGGAGCCATATCAGGTCTTAACTCAATTTCAATTGTACCTTGAGTTGTTTTTAAAATTGCTACAGGATTTGCAGCAAAAACTGAAATAGCTAAAATTGCTAAGA contains these protein-coding regions:
- a CDS encoding peptidylprolyl isomerase, with protein sequence MKKIFILAILAISVFAANPVAILKTTQGTIEIELRPDMAPLAVENFTTHAKNGYYNNLIFHRIIKDFMIQGGDPTGTGRGGESIWGKPFKDEFAPNAVFDKPGILAMANSGPNTNGSQFFITTVPTYWLNGRHTIFGYVKKGMDVVKKLENVPTNGQYQGNKPLTEQKIISLEIK